A single genomic interval of Halichondria panicea chromosome 2, odHalPani1.1, whole genome shotgun sequence harbors:
- the LOC135331409 gene encoding ectonucleoside triphosphate diphosphohydrolase 7-like yields the protein MPPTSPGRLLSTRLFICLSLGMLLCLALISLRNYVPIHYRYVSKTTLGTASGDLTSHNFAIVIDAGSSSSKVHLFHWPPHDGNPHKLLEIYPLTDVQGDPLVKKVEPGISTFASTPAAAFNSLVPLLAYASHHIPSVKHPHTVLYVLGTAGMRLLSLGHQERIMDYIAAAVSREYPFHLSKDGIQVISGKLEGVFSWITINYLLGNFSPESHAHAHTAGSEHIHTVGVMDMGGASLQIAFEVPQQIEVHNDKIVEINLGCGLLDNEHKHRVYSMTYLGYGSNTVRTKYYTSLAKHFNTSNHTALRGPILKDPCSQQGLTENVTLSANRWVRVRGSGNFPSCRTALLTGTAVSNGSCGPKACLEGEKSAFEKPPGYLGYASMNFYGTSEFWYTMRDVLGIGGAYSAREFERKSTEFCSTEWRLVRDRFARDLYTYANLYRLRSQCLKSAWLSVVLHEGLEFPRESLSLRTLSTLRGQSVAWPLGALLYLTRYLPLREVQLQQQQHRSTVASQWELHSITHSTLTLPLLAVLCVILILLACRHRRGQHSPLLFPGSNISLPRSFSQASGLKVHRRAGSVSNPSLPRIQSSGNIDWIV from the exons ATGCCTCCTACTTCCCCCGGTCGCCTGCTTAGTACCAGACTATTCATTTGCCTCTCTCTGGGCATGTTGCTCTGCCTGGCCCTAATCTCTCTGAGGAACTACGTACCGATACACTACCGCTATGTCTCCAAGACGACTCTGGGGACCG ccaGCGGAGACCTCACCTCCCACAACTTCGCCATAGTGATTGATGCGGGGAGCAGCAGCAGCAAGGTGCACCTGTTCCACTGGCCCCCCCACGATGGTAACCCCCATAAATTGCTCGAGATTTACCCCCTCACTGATGTACAGGGCGACCCACTCGTCAAGAAGGTGGAaccag GTATCTCTACGTTTGCCTCCACCCCAGCAGCTGCTTTTAACTCCCTTGTTCCTCTCCTGGCTTATGCCAGTCACCACATACCCTCTgtcaaacacccacacacagtgctATACGTACTGGGCACAGCTGGCATGAGGCTCCTGTCGTTAGGCCACCAGGAGAGGATAATGGACTATATTGCAGCTGCAGTCAGTAGAGAGTATCCGTTCCATCTATCCAAGGACGGAATACAAGTCATTAGTGGAAAGTTGGAAG GTGTATTCAGCTGGATCACTATCAACTACCTCCTTGGAAATTTCTCCCCTGAGAGCCAcgcccacgcccacacagCTGGTAGCGagcacatacacactgtaggGGTCATGGACATGGGTGGGGCTTCCCTGCAGATTGCCTTTGAAGTGCCTCAACAG ATTGAGGTACACAATGACAAAATTGTCGAGATTAACCTCGGCTGTGGTCTCCTTGACAACGAGCACAAGCACAGGGTGTACTCTATGACTTACCTTGGCTACGGCAGTAACACAGTGCGGACCAAATACTACACCAGTCTGGCTAAGCACTTCAACACTAG TAATCACACGGCCCTCCGCGGTCCCATCTTGAAGGACCCGTGCAGTCAGCAAGGACTCACTGAGAACGTCACTCTGAGTGCCAATCGTTGGGTGAGGGTGAGGGGGTCTGGGAACTTCCCCTCTTGTAGGACGGCCCTGCTAACTGGGACAGCTGTCTCTAACGGAAGCTGTGGACCGAAGGCTTGTCTAGAAGGAGAGAAGAGTGCCTTTGAGAA ACCTCCTGGTTATCTTGGCTATGCCTCCATGAACTTCTACGGGACGTCAGAGTTCTGGTACACAATGAGAGATGTACTGGGAATAGGCGGAGCTTACTCTGCCCGTGAATTTGAGAGGAAGAGCACAGAATTTTGTTCGACTGAGTGGCGTCTGGTCAGAGATCGTTTCGCCAGAGATCTCTACACCTACGCCAATCTGTACAGGCTGCG GAGCCAGTGTCTGAAGAGTGCATGGCTGTCTGTGGTTTTGCACGAGGGATTGGAGTTCCCTCGAGAGTCTCTCTCCCTGAGAACCCTCTCCACCCTCCGAGGGCAGAGCGTGGCTTGGCCTCTTGGAGCTCTCCTCTACCTCACCAGATATCTACCACtcag GGAGGTTCAGCTTCAACAACAGCAGCACAGGTCCACTGTGGCATCTCAATGGGAGCTCCACTCaatcacacactccacactcacactccCTCTACTAGCCGTCCTCTGTGTCATCCTCATTCTTCTTGCCTGTCGCCATCGTCGAGGGCAACACTCCCCCCTTCTCTTCCCTGGCTCGAACATCAGTCTCCCCCGCAGCTTCTCTCAGGCCTCAGGGCTCAAAGTTCATCGAAGAGCTGGCTCTGTGTCTAACCCCTCGTTACCACGAATACAAAGCAGCGGCAACATTGACTGGATAGTGTAA